GTTTTCTATATTTGGCTCAAACTCTGGTTTTGATTCCATAGAAGAATGTTTTCAGGAAGAAACAGGAAATATCTATGCTATAGAAACAGGGCTTTCTTCTGACCCAGCGATGAACTGGAGGCTCTCTGCACTCGATAGAATAACACTTCTGTCTAACTCTGATGCCCATTCACCCTCAAAGATCGGAAGAGAGGCAAATATATTCGATTGTAAGATTGAGTATGATGAGATAATTGATACAATCAAAAATAAGGATAGCACTCATCTTTTATATACAATAGAATTCTTCCCAGAAGAAGGCAAATATCATTTTGATGGACACAGGGGATGTAACATACTCTTCTCACCTAAGGATACAAAGAAAAATAATGGAATATGTCCTGTCTGTAAAAAACCGCTCACCATAGGTGTCATGAACAGGGTAGAGGAACTTGCAGACAGAAAAGAGGGATTTATTCCCGATGGTGCTATACCATTTAAGAGTATAATTCCCCTTGAAGAGATTATTTCTGAAGCGATTGGTGTTGGTGTTGGCACAATGGCTGTAAGCAGTGAATATGAGAAGATGATAAAGCGGGGTGGCTCGGAGTTCTCTATTCTTTTATCACTCCCTGAAGATAACCTCCATAACATCGCACATCCTAAAGTAGCAGAAGGTATTATCAGGATGAGAAATGGAAAGGTCAGTATAATCCCAGGATACGACGGAATATATGGAAAGATAAAGATATTTGAAGATGAAAAAACAGAGACCACTGAAAGCACCTCCAAAACTGAATCCCAACAAGAGAATCAGATGAGCCTGTTTTAAATCAAAATGCACAGCGAACGTATCCCCCGCAGAAAAATAGGTCAGGCATCTTGCCTGACATCAGAGGCAGGATGCCTCGGCTATTTTCTGGTTTTTATCCATTGTTTCTCTAATTTTGCATTTTTCATTTTGCATTAGAACGGAGTTCGCTATGGACAGCAGAACACTCTATCTTGGCATATTCCTCACATCATGTTCCCTGCTGATGTTAGAGATCTCGCTCACAGGGGTGTTCTCTCTCGGTCTCTGGCATCATTTTGCATTCCTTGTGGTGAGTATTGCACTCCTCGGGATAGGTGCAAGCGGTTCTTTCCTTACTGTATTTCCATCGATAGCAAAGGATGATATACCACGATTCCTCGGTATACTAAGTATCATGTTATGCCTATCAATATTGTCTACATTGATATCTGTCAGGATGATACCGTTTGACCCACCACGCATAGCATGGGATGTGAAGCAGTTTTTTTATCTTTCTCTCTATTATATTGCTCTTGGCATACCATTTTTCTTTGGCGGTCTTATCATTTCTACTGCAATTTCAAGGTATCCGAATGCCGTTGGAACCATATATTTCTCTGACCTTGTAGGTGCATCAGTAGGTTCTGTGATTGTGTTATTTGCCATAGCAGGTTTTGGCGCAACAAAGACTACTGTAATCGCAGCACTATCCGCAACCCTTGCCTCAATTATTTTTTCGATTCAAAGACGGAGAATAATAAGATTTATCACAATTGGATTGCTCCTGGCGATATTCTTTCTGTTCAAGAGCAACTCTCTTCAGGATTTTATATCCCCATATAAAGAATTGAGACTGGCACTGCTGTATCCTAGAGCATCTATCCTCGAAAGCAAATGGGGTGTTCAAGGACGGGTTGATGTTATAAAGAGCCCTGCTGTGAGGTTTGCACCAGGTCTGAGTCTTAAATATCAGAAAGAACTGCCTGAACAACTCGGTATAACCGTTAACGGAGGAATTCTTAATGCCATCACCATGCATGGATATCTACAGAGAGATGGAAAACCTGTAAATCTCGATTTTATAAGATACCTTCCATCTGCACTCCCTTATTACATCACAGAGAGGGCAAAGGTATTGATACCTGAACCTGGAGGAGGGCTCGGTATCCTGACTGCATTGTTCCACAATGTGAGGGATATTACCGTAGTTGAAAGAAATCCACTTGTTGTAGAGGCAGTAAATCGATTCGGAGGCGATCTCTACAGAAGAGTAACCCTTCATATAACAGAGAACAGGAGCTTTCTCAGGGCTGATCAAGGTTTTTATGACCTTATAGACTTTTCTAATCCAGGCAGTATATCCGCATCGTCCACAGGGTTATACAGCCTGCTCGAAGACTACACATTTACTGTAGAGGCATTTAAGGAATACCTCAAACACCTAACTGATAAAGGGATGATAAGTATAACAAGGTATCTCCTGCCGCCTCCAAGAGAATCACCGAGGATTGTGTCGGTTGCGGTGGCAGCACTTGAGAAAATGGGTATCAGGTATCCAGTAAATCATATTGCAGTGATCAGGAGTATAGAAACTGTTACCGTGTTAATCAAGAAGACCCCATTTACAAAAGCAGAACTTGATCGGATAAGAGAGTTCTGTAAAGAGAAATGGTTTGATCTCGTTTTTCTCCCTGATATAAGACCAGAAGAGACAAACATATACAATCTGTTCCCTGAACCTATCTATTTTAATGTAATAAGTAGTATTGTGGGAGATAACAGAAACAGAGCTATCGCTGATTATCTATTCGACATATCTGCTGTCAGAGATGAAAACCCGTTCTTTTTCCACTTCTTCCGGTTAAAAAACTTTATCCAAACATATCACAGCATGAAGGATAAATGGCAGGCATTCATAGAGGGAGGATACATTGTAGCAGTAGCATTCATACAGTCAGTGGTTGTCTCGGTTATCTTTATAATGCTTCCATTCTTTATTCGTCGCAGATTGAATTCTTTGGTATCACCCACTGATCCCCGGAAATTGAAAATTTTGGGTGTGTCCTCATTTCGCTTTGTTTCACGATCTCCGAT
The sequence above is drawn from the Nitrospirota bacterium genome and encodes:
- a CDS encoding endonuclease Q family protein, whose translation is MAFIADFHVHSRYSRATSQDMGSEALARWAELKGISLIGTGDFTHPLYFNELQAKLEADRNGLYKLKNATIQNKTPAVYFMLTAEVSNIFSYRGKLRKIHTLILAPSFDTVSRINTILHRRGNLSADGRPIFGFPAKDIVKMVLDVSDNCLLIPAHAWTPWFSIFGSNSGFDSIEECFQEETGNIYAIETGLSSDPAMNWRLSALDRITLLSNSDAHSPSKIGREANIFDCKIEYDEIIDTIKNKDSTHLLYTIEFFPEEGKYHFDGHRGCNILFSPKDTKKNNGICPVCKKPLTIGVMNRVEELADRKEGFIPDGAIPFKSIIPLEEIISEAIGVGVGTMAVSSEYEKMIKRGGSEFSILLSLPEDNLHNIAHPKVAEGIIRMRNGKVSIIPGYDGIYGKIKIFEDEKTETTESTSKTESQQENQMSLF